The Thaumasiovibrio subtropicus genome window below encodes:
- a CDS encoding DUF3069 domain-containing protein — protein MSEQTPAAETQTTLTLEEASPELKQVISFEKVPEEMLPMVLGVYQASEESVREAWDSMPASAQNVLDNFEQFHALVALSQSYVGLDFMEEFKTTQLPENMPEEEQELYKARLLDDVLHTAVKDLIKQIKKARLKPNMKREIRAIFDKNRP, from the coding sequence ATGTCTGAACAAACCCCTGCAGCAGAAACGCAAACCACCCTAACTTTAGAGGAAGCTTCACCAGAGCTAAAGCAGGTGATTTCGTTTGAGAAGGTGCCAGAAGAGATGCTACCCATGGTACTTGGTGTTTATCAGGCATCAGAAGAGAGCGTGCGCGAAGCATGGGATAGCATGCCGGCAAGTGCGCAGAATGTGCTGGATAACTTTGAACAATTTCATGCCCTCGTCGCACTGAGCCAGAGCTACGTCGGTTTAGACTTTATGGAAGAGTTTAAAACAACACAATTACCTGAAAATATGCCGGAAGAGGAACAAGAGCTCTACAAAGCTCGCCTACTCGACGATGTGTTGCACACCGCAGTGAAAGACTTGATCAAGCAGATCAAGAAAGCACGTTTAAAGCCGAATATGAAGCGTGAGATCCGCGCTATTTTTGACAAAAATAGACCGTAA
- a CDS encoding GGDEF domain-containing response regulator, producing MKILLVDDVHIERMQLSLRLERLGYQVEAAENGADAIEKYGKYLPDLVLLDVSMPDMSGTEVAQKLRELYPEWVPIIFLSGHDEPEMVAKAIDMGGDDYLVKPVNKIVLQAKLKAMQRIASMRHKLAEATAMLERANLQLSKQATEDGLTGVANRRYLDSRMQEAIAWHGRNGYPLTVLMVDVDHFKAFNDNYGHLEGDRCLIKLAQALEQQFSRAGELVGRYGGEEFVVILGNCDKLDAVAHCERLKEAVHTLAIPHAFASTSDQVTVSQGMLSWTPTGLETLDNIYALVDEYLYKAKAQGRDCYVAADFL from the coding sequence ATGAAAATTCTGTTAGTCGATGATGTCCATATCGAAAGAATGCAGCTATCGCTGCGTTTAGAGAGGCTAGGTTATCAGGTTGAAGCGGCAGAAAATGGGGCTGATGCGATTGAAAAGTATGGCAAGTATCTCCCTGATTTAGTGCTGTTAGATGTCAGCATGCCGGATATGAGCGGCACCGAGGTCGCTCAAAAACTGCGTGAACTCTATCCTGAATGGGTGCCCATTATCTTTCTGAGTGGTCATGACGAGCCTGAGATGGTAGCAAAAGCCATTGATATGGGTGGGGATGACTATTTGGTCAAGCCGGTAAACAAAATTGTTTTACAGGCGAAGTTGAAAGCGATGCAGCGTATTGCCTCTATGCGTCATAAACTTGCTGAAGCGACGGCCATGTTGGAGCGTGCCAATCTTCAACTCTCTAAACAAGCTACAGAAGATGGTCTGACAGGGGTTGCAAATCGACGATATTTGGACTCGCGAATGCAAGAAGCCATTGCGTGGCACGGCAGAAACGGTTATCCACTGACAGTATTGATGGTCGATGTTGACCACTTTAAAGCATTTAATGACAACTACGGTCATTTAGAGGGCGATCGTTGTTTGATTAAGTTAGCGCAGGCCTTAGAGCAACAGTTCTCGCGTGCCGGGGAGCTTGTAGGGCGGTATGGTGGCGAAGAGTTCGTTGTGATTCTAGGTAATTGCGACAAACTTGATGCTGTTGCTCACTGTGAGCGACTCAAAGAAGCGGTGCATACCTTAGCGATTCCACATGCCTTTGCATCGACGTCAGATCAAGTGACGGTAAGTCAAGGCATGTTGTCTTGGACCCCAACCGGACTCGAGACGCTTGATAATATTTATGCCCTCGTTGATGAGTACCTGTATAAGGCAAAAGCACAAGGGCGAGATTGCTACGTGGCTGCAGATTTCCTTTAG
- a CDS encoding YceH family protein gives MEISLNAIEARIIGCLLEKEITTPDLYPLTLNSLTSACNQKSNREPVMQLSEAEVMDGLSSLKTKRLVSDDEAFGGRAVKYKHRFCNTEFGSLKLTEQQLGIACVMLLRGAQTPGELRTRTNRLCQFSDVKETEQVLESLMQHSLGELVVRLPREAGKRESRYMHQFCGEVDVSNLAAVSAPATPTAASANDERIVALEAEVASLKSRLDALEEKLNAVL, from the coding sequence ATGGAAATTTCACTGAATGCCATTGAAGCGCGTATCATTGGATGCTTACTTGAAAAAGAGATCACGACGCCAGATCTTTACCCACTGACATTGAACTCGCTAACGTCTGCTTGCAATCAGAAAAGTAACCGCGAGCCTGTTATGCAACTCTCGGAAGCAGAAGTGATGGATGGGTTGTCTTCACTAAAGACAAAGCGTTTAGTGAGTGATGATGAAGCGTTCGGTGGGCGTGCTGTCAAGTACAAGCACCGTTTTTGTAACACGGAATTTGGTTCACTGAAGTTAACCGAACAACAGCTTGGTATTGCTTGTGTGATGTTACTTCGCGGGGCACAAACACCTGGGGAGTTGCGCACCCGCACTAATCGCCTTTGTCAGTTTTCTGATGTCAAAGAAACAGAGCAAGTCCTTGAATCCTTGATGCAGCATTCACTTGGTGAGTTGGTGGTGCGCTTACCGCGCGAGGCCGGAAAACGTGAATCGCGCTATATGCATCAGTTTTGTGGTGAGGTTGATGTCTCCAATCTTGCCGCTGTATCGGCACCAGCCACACCGACAGCCGCCTCAGCAAATGATGAACGTATTGTCGCGCTTGAAGCGGAGGTGGCTAGCCTAAAATCGCGTTTAGACGCATTGGAAGAAAAACTGAATGCTGTGCTGTAA
- a CDS encoding GIY-YIG nuclease family protein, with protein MASEKNPPSWWVYFIEASNCCYYCGITNDVSRRMTQHEQGKGAKYLRGKAPLKLVWSLEVGDKHCAAKIEYRLKQLRRRQKQQVMTSVHSIAALQAMFPDWSFLNTNREEHHGTKSHDL; from the coding sequence ATGGCGAGTGAGAAAAACCCACCTTCTTGGTGGGTTTACTTTATTGAAGCGAGCAATTGTTGTTACTACTGTGGGATCACCAATGATGTTTCCCGTCGAATGACTCAACACGAACAAGGTAAAGGCGCAAAATATTTGCGTGGTAAAGCACCACTTAAATTGGTCTGGTCTTTAGAGGTCGGTGACAAGCATTGCGCTGCTAAAATTGAGTACCGATTGAAGCAATTACGTCGTAGACAAAAACAACAGGTGATGACCAGCGTCCATTCTATCGCGGCTCTACAAGCGATGTTTCCTGACTGGTCATTTTTAAACACGAATAGAGAAGAACACCATGGCACTAAAAGCCACGATTTATAA
- a CDS encoding YaeQ family protein, giving the protein MALKATIYKAAINLANMDDHVYLDQTLTLAQHPSETQQRMMLRVLAWVMYANEHLQFTKGLSEESEPALWQKSFADEIEVWIDLGLPDEKRMKRAAQKAQQAVLFAYDDNAFGPWWQQHQPKVYSFTNLAIYRVSDEIMDALLQCCERTMQLQFTIQDGQIWLNSGDLSLEVTPEKLQ; this is encoded by the coding sequence ATGGCACTAAAAGCCACGATTTATAAAGCAGCAATTAATCTCGCGAATATGGATGATCACGTTTACCTTGATCAAACCTTAACGTTAGCGCAACACCCTTCAGAGACTCAGCAACGCATGATGCTACGAGTGTTGGCTTGGGTTATGTATGCAAATGAACATCTTCAGTTCACTAAAGGGTTGTCAGAAGAAAGCGAACCAGCTTTGTGGCAAAAAAGCTTCGCTGACGAAATCGAGGTGTGGATTGACCTTGGCCTACCTGACGAGAAGCGCATGAAACGTGCCGCTCAGAAAGCGCAACAAGCGGTACTCTTTGCTTACGATGACAATGCATTTGGCCCTTGGTGGCAGCAGCATCAACCGAAAGTCTATAGCTTCACCAACTTAGCCATTTATCGTGTTAGTGACGAGATAATGGACGCATTACTGCAATGTTGTGAACGTACTATGCAATTACAGTTCACCATCCAAGATGGTCAGATCTGGCTAAACTCAGGCGATCTGAGCTTAGAAGTAACACCGGAAAAATTGCAGTAA
- a CDS encoding YdcF family protein, with translation MGTAVYSAAKVIWDYHLLSQQPETADVILVMGSNDLRVAEHAAALYKQGLAPLVVFSGAQGRFTSDLFDCTEAEAFSQVAMEKGVPATAVALEKEATNTGENVQFSRALLEKHGKAPRRVLVVQKPYMERRAYATVKKQWPGVEVTVASPPISLVDYPTDSFPFADVVSAMLDDFDRVRDYPEKGFQISQDIPEEVHQAAATLRELGF, from the coding sequence ATGGGAACGGCTGTGTATTCTGCTGCGAAAGTGATTTGGGATTATCATTTACTCTCACAGCAACCTGAAACTGCTGATGTAATTTTAGTGATGGGCAGCAATGACCTGCGAGTGGCAGAGCATGCCGCAGCCTTGTACAAACAAGGATTAGCCCCATTAGTGGTATTTAGTGGCGCGCAAGGCAGATTTACGAGTGACCTTTTCGATTGTACTGAGGCAGAGGCGTTTTCTCAGGTTGCCATGGAAAAAGGGGTACCTGCAACGGCTGTGGCGTTGGAAAAAGAAGCGACAAATACGGGCGAGAATGTCCAGTTTTCTCGGGCATTGCTAGAAAAGCATGGGAAAGCGCCGAGACGTGTATTAGTCGTTCAAAAGCCTTATATGGAGCGACGAGCCTACGCGACTGTGAAGAAACAATGGCCTGGTGTCGAAGTGACAGTGGCGTCACCGCCTATTTCGTTAGTGGATTATCCTACGGATAGCTTTCCTTTCGCGGATGTGGTTTCTGCCATGTTGGATGACTTTGATAGAGTGCGTGATTATCCGGAGAAAGGCTTTCAGATTAGTCAGGATATCCCTGAGGAAGTGCATCAAGCCGCTGCAACGCTGCGAGAGCTCGGTTTCTAG
- a CDS encoding TenA family protein: protein MNHHDLVAACQSEWQGYTEHEFVKSLALGSLAQRHYQHYLQQDFLFLKHYARAFALAIYKSNDLAEMRDSLPVLHGLLDQEIQHHVDYCGQWGLTEADMEAEPEDFGTVAYTRYVLDCGMQGDLVELFVALAPCSIGYGVIGEALLAESAQQAGTTVLEGNPYRSWIEMYGGDDFQHGVEITRQRLDRLLADIPLTSARGQRLIEVFRTATRMEIAFWQQGLNA from the coding sequence ATGAACCACCACGATCTAGTCGCAGCCTGTCAATCTGAATGGCAAGGCTATACCGAACATGAATTTGTCAAATCCCTCGCACTGGGAAGCCTGGCGCAACGGCACTATCAGCACTATCTGCAGCAAGACTTTTTGTTCTTGAAGCACTATGCCCGCGCATTTGCTTTGGCGATTTACAAGTCTAATGATTTGGCTGAGATGCGTGACAGTTTACCTGTCCTACATGGCTTACTCGATCAAGAAATTCAGCACCATGTTGATTACTGCGGTCAGTGGGGCTTAACAGAAGCGGACATGGAAGCCGAGCCTGAAGACTTCGGCACTGTCGCTTACACGCGCTATGTCTTAGATTGCGGCATGCAAGGGGATCTGGTCGAACTATTTGTTGCACTCGCACCTTGTTCAATCGGCTATGGCGTCATTGGTGAAGCGCTGTTGGCAGAGTCAGCGCAACAAGCCGGTACCACCGTTCTGGAAGGCAATCCCTACCGGAGTTGGATTGAGATGTATGGCGGCGATGACTTCCAACACGGGGTCGAAATAACGCGTCAGCGTCTTGATCGACTATTGGCTGATATCCCACTAACCTCAGCGCGTGGACAACGATTGATCGAAGTATTCCGCACCGCAACACGAATGGAAATTGCATTCTGGCAACAGGGGCTCAACGCTTAG
- a CDS encoding ABC transporter substrate-binding protein, with protein sequence MKLLKNATLAMSVLLTAGQANAKEMTLMLDWFVNPNHGPIVIAQQHGLFEDQGLTINIQEPADPSVPAKLVAAGRVDMAVSYQPSLTVDVAAGLPLIRSATLIATPLNSMMVLDKSGITSLDQLKGKKVGVAIPGNERSTVGTMVENNGIKFEDVEIINVGWALSSSLASGKVDAIWGGFRNFESNQLAIEGYTAVTFFPEEHGVPAYDELVIVANRDKHDAEALKKFNHALELATQYIVNNPDKAWKEFIAYSPDTLDNELNKRAWRDTLPRFALRPSATDPQRYDVYAQYLEANGIIEKAPTTADYLPTL encoded by the coding sequence ATGAAACTATTGAAAAATGCGACGCTTGCGATGAGTGTCCTCTTAACTGCAGGGCAGGCTAACGCAAAAGAGATGACCTTGATGCTCGATTGGTTTGTCAACCCGAACCATGGCCCTATCGTTATCGCTCAACAACATGGCCTCTTTGAAGATCAAGGGTTAACGATTAACATTCAAGAGCCAGCAGACCCAAGTGTGCCTGCAAAACTCGTTGCGGCGGGTCGTGTCGACATGGCGGTATCTTATCAACCAAGCCTCACTGTCGATGTTGCAGCAGGCCTACCGCTGATCCGCTCAGCAACTTTAATTGCGACACCACTGAACAGCATGATGGTGCTTGATAAAAGTGGCATTACTTCACTCGATCAACTCAAAGGCAAGAAGGTTGGCGTCGCTATTCCAGGCAATGAGCGCTCTACCGTCGGTACTATGGTTGAGAACAATGGTATTAAGTTCGAAGACGTTGAAATCATCAATGTTGGTTGGGCCCTCTCTTCCTCGCTTGCTTCAGGTAAAGTCGATGCGATTTGGGGTGGCTTCCGCAACTTTGAAAGCAATCAACTTGCGATTGAAGGCTACACTGCCGTCACTTTCTTCCCAGAAGAGCATGGTGTACCCGCCTATGATGAACTCGTTATCGTTGCGAATCGTGACAAGCATGATGCTGAAGCATTGAAAAAATTCAACCACGCACTCGAGCTGGCCACACAATACATCGTCAACAACCCAGACAAAGCTTGGAAAGAGTTCATTGCTTACTCGCCAGACACACTAGACAATGAACTCAACAAACGTGCATGGCGCGATACGCTACCACGATTTGCCCTACGTCCATCGGCAACAGATCCACAGCGCTACGATGTTTACGCACAGTATCTAGAAGCGAACGGCATTATCGAAAAAGCGCCAACAACCGCCGATTACCTCCCAACGCTATAA
- a CDS encoding ABC transporter ATP-binding protein: MTITANSLSLRFDNEAQPLFDNLSFAFRDWTCVLGRSGCGKTTLLRLLAGLTDDAHFTSGDIRLGDGQQTQPLSHQHVAYMGQQDLLFPWLNVLDNVCLSSVIKGKKPTQSQCQRAKALLKEVGLEGEEAKTPNQLSGGMRQRVALARTLMQDKPVVLMDEPFSALDAVTRHKLQALSAKLLKGKDVLLITHDPLEALRLGNDLYLLQGRPAQLVPLVTPDTPTPRELTADIAALHQQIIAKLEGQYAEV; the protein is encoded by the coding sequence ATGACCATTACGGCTAATTCGCTGAGCTTGAGATTTGATAATGAAGCTCAGCCACTTTTTGACAACCTCAGCTTTGCTTTTCGTGACTGGACCTGCGTCCTAGGACGAAGCGGTTGTGGTAAAACGACCTTACTTCGTTTACTGGCGGGGTTAACGGACGACGCGCACTTTACGTCGGGCGATATCCGTCTCGGTGATGGTCAGCAAACACAACCACTTAGCCATCAACACGTGGCCTATATGGGACAACAAGACTTGCTGTTCCCTTGGCTCAATGTGCTCGATAACGTCTGCCTATCCTCGGTGATTAAAGGCAAAAAGCCAACCCAAAGCCAGTGTCAAAGAGCCAAGGCATTATTGAAAGAGGTTGGCCTTGAGGGTGAAGAAGCAAAAACACCAAACCAACTTTCCGGTGGAATGCGACAACGCGTTGCTTTGGCAAGAACACTCATGCAAGACAAGCCAGTGGTGTTGATGGATGAGCCATTCTCTGCCCTAGATGCCGTCACGCGACATAAGCTTCAGGCACTGAGTGCCAAATTACTCAAAGGGAAAGATGTGCTTTTAATCACCCACGACCCGCTGGAAGCGTTACGCCTTGGCAATGACTTGTATCTATTACAAGGCCGACCTGCTCAGCTTGTCCCCCTCGTCACTCCAGATACACCGACACCAAGGGAATTGACTGCTGATATTGCGGCGTTACACCAGCAAATCATCGCCAAACTAGAAGGCCAATATGCTGAAGTCTAA
- the thiD gene encoding bifunctional hydroxymethylpyrimidine kinase/phosphomethylpyrimidine kinase, giving the protein MSTPITLTIAGSDSGGGAGIQADIKAISATGGYACSAITALTAQNTQGVQGILPIDTDFVAQQLDAIFTDLNVKAVKIGMLADSNIIGVVAEKLRQYRPQHIVLDPVMVATSGDLLLKTDAIESLKNELLPLATVITPNLPEAAALTGLPIPHNDAETKSLIAALQALNTHAVLLKGGHHHDDSQATDYLIKDGKVTPYTVARHHTHNTHGTGCTLSSAIASYLAQQHTLHTAVELGKAYITDAIKHADDLEIGKGHGPVNHFFALKK; this is encoded by the coding sequence ATGTCTACTCCAATCACTTTGACCATCGCAGGCTCCGATAGTGGTGGCGGCGCTGGTATTCAGGCGGATATCAAAGCGATTTCTGCCACAGGTGGCTACGCTTGCTCAGCGATTACCGCATTAACCGCACAAAACACCCAGGGCGTTCAAGGTATCTTACCCATTGATACTGACTTTGTTGCTCAACAACTTGATGCGATTTTCACAGACCTCAATGTCAAAGCCGTCAAAATTGGCATGCTGGCGGATAGCAATATCATTGGCGTTGTCGCGGAGAAACTGCGTCAGTATAGGCCACAGCATATCGTGCTAGACCCTGTCATGGTCGCGACGAGCGGTGATTTGCTGTTAAAAACAGACGCCATTGAAAGCCTAAAAAACGAACTGTTGCCCCTTGCCACGGTTATCACGCCTAATTTGCCCGAGGCGGCAGCACTCACAGGCCTACCAATCCCCCATAACGATGCGGAGACAAAATCACTGATAGCCGCATTGCAAGCACTCAATACCCACGCGGTATTACTCAAAGGCGGGCATCACCATGACGATAGCCAAGCCACTGACTATCTAATAAAAGACGGGAAAGTCACCCCGTATACCGTGGCTCGCCACCACACACACAACACCCATGGTACGGGATGTACTCTCTCGTCAGCGATTGCGAGCTACTTAGCGCAGCAGCACACTTTACATACCGCAGTGGAACTCGGCAAAGCCTACATAACCGACGCGATTAAACACGCCGATGACCTCGAAATTGGCAAAGGCCACGGGCCCGTTAATCACTTCTTTGCTCTCAAAAAATGA
- a CDS encoding IS1182 family transposase, with amino-acid sequence MLQEPTPQQYELEMVTMEQLVPKNHLVRKIDNAIDFEFIRDEVAHLYCKDNGRPPVDPVRLFKIILLGYIFGIKSERQLVKEIEVNVAYRWFLRMSLTEKVIHASTLSQNRIRRFNGTDVFERIFINIVEQAMSKGLVAGQELFTDSTHLKANANKNKHTNKVTAVRASTYLDMLDEDVALDREKAGKKPLKARESEPKTKNTKTSTTDPESGFMTRDNKPQGFFYLDHRTVDGQHGIILDTYTTAGNINDSQPYVQRLDYTLATFQLNPIAVGLDAGYFTAPVAESLERRAILGVFGYRRPSRTKNTFKKKHFTYDAQRDSYQCPNGQELLYKTTSRDAYREYHSAPKECAFCPMRDDCTQSRNMKKVITRHIYSDAVERANQMRLSSYGKKTYRRRSETVERSFADAKQHHGHRYARFRGLANVQMQCWLAAAAQNIKKIALVMNYLRKIGLNMAEMRQILASVCLCNERKLLRTT; translated from the coding sequence ATGCTTCAAGAGCCTACTCCGCAACAATACGAACTGGAAATGGTGACGATGGAACAGTTAGTTCCTAAAAACCATTTAGTGCGTAAAATCGATAATGCTATCGACTTCGAATTCATTCGAGATGAAGTCGCTCATCTTTACTGTAAAGATAATGGACGCCCACCTGTTGACCCTGTCCGCCTCTTCAAAATCATCTTACTTGGCTACATCTTTGGCATAAAAAGTGAGCGTCAGCTCGTCAAAGAGATTGAAGTGAATGTCGCTTACCGTTGGTTCTTGCGGATGTCATTAACAGAGAAAGTCATTCACGCTTCTACTCTCAGCCAGAACCGCATTCGTCGCTTTAATGGCACGGATGTATTCGAACGTATTTTTATCAATATCGTAGAGCAAGCCATGTCGAAAGGCTTGGTCGCGGGTCAAGAGCTCTTTACGGACAGTACTCATCTCAAAGCGAACGCCAACAAGAATAAACACACCAATAAAGTCACGGCGGTTCGTGCCAGTACCTATCTTGATATGCTGGATGAAGACGTCGCTTTAGACCGAGAAAAAGCAGGTAAGAAGCCACTTAAGGCTCGGGAGTCAGAGCCAAAAACAAAGAATACTAAAACCAGCACCACTGACCCAGAGAGTGGCTTCATGACTCGTGATAATAAGCCTCAAGGCTTCTTTTATCTCGACCATCGAACCGTTGATGGTCAACACGGAATTATTCTCGATACCTACACCACCGCGGGTAACATCAATGACTCACAGCCTTACGTTCAACGCTTAGATTACACGCTTGCCACATTCCAATTGAACCCGATAGCTGTTGGACTGGATGCGGGCTACTTTACTGCTCCAGTGGCGGAGTCACTTGAACGTCGAGCTATTCTTGGCGTGTTCGGTTATCGACGTCCATCTAGAACGAAAAATACGTTCAAAAAGAAGCACTTTACTTACGATGCGCAAAGAGACAGCTACCAATGTCCGAATGGTCAGGAGTTGCTTTATAAAACTACCTCACGCGATGCGTATCGAGAATACCACTCAGCCCCCAAAGAATGTGCGTTCTGTCCAATGAGGGATGACTGTACTCAAAGCAGAAATATGAAGAAAGTGATTACACGGCATATCTATAGTGACGCAGTAGAGAGGGCAAACCAAATGCGGCTCTCTTCCTACGGCAAGAAGACTTATAGACGTCGAAGTGAAACAGTAGAACGTAGCTTTGCAGACGCTAAGCAACATCACGGTCATCGTTATGCTCGCTTCCGCGGTCTAGCCAATGTGCAAATGCAATGTTGGTTGGCAGCGGCAGCCCAAAACATCAAGAAGATAGCGCTGGTGATGAACTATCTCCGAAAAATAGGCTTAAACATGGCAGAAATGAGGCAAATACTTGCTTCTGTATGCCTATGTAATGAACGGAAACTTCTGCGCACGACATAG
- a CDS encoding winged helix-turn-helix domain-containing protein — translation MSIQAVDDLTTAAPPKTDALVYKIGDITCDFSNNYLDDGANTHWMMLKEAQVLLALVRAYPNPVKPMELHQNIWQTGQLNESLIDKVIINLREKLNDLESEIIRKVPEFGYVLTMAPKPVMHAATFVEPSINSFDEIYRHPKPTADLSIFKQIGVYALVPVMMGIAFKLGAFTYDQILGYSETAKWITLSQEITPEEIESLKAHYSSGDTLFIDKTREGRLVVCSQPNNLQGIACTER, via the coding sequence ATGAGTATACAAGCAGTTGATGATCTAACTACCGCTGCACCACCCAAAACTGATGCACTCGTTTACAAAATCGGCGATATCACATGTGATTTCTCTAACAACTATCTCGATGATGGTGCAAACACACATTGGATGATGCTCAAGGAAGCACAGGTCTTATTGGCGCTAGTCCGAGCGTACCCAAACCCTGTTAAACCGATGGAGTTACATCAAAACATTTGGCAAACAGGTCAACTGAATGAATCCCTGATCGATAAAGTCATCATCAACTTGCGTGAAAAACTCAATGATTTGGAATCGGAGATCATCCGCAAGGTACCTGAATTTGGCTACGTGCTCACTATGGCACCTAAGCCAGTGATGCATGCCGCTACCTTTGTTGAACCAAGCATCAATTCATTTGATGAAATTTATCGACACCCTAAACCCACTGCTGATCTCTCCATTTTCAAACAAATCGGTGTCTACGCTTTGGTCCCTGTCATGATGGGCATAGCATTTAAACTTGGTGCTTTCACCTACGACCAAATTCTTGGCTATAGTGAAACAGCAAAATGGATTACGCTTTCACAAGAAATCACACCAGAAGAAATCGAGTCGCTGAAAGCGCACTACAGCAGTGGTGACACACTGTTCATTGATAAAACCAGGGAAGGACGATTGGTCGTCTGTAGTCAGCCGAACAATCTACAGGGAATCGCATGTACAGAAAGATAA